A DNA window from Bradyrhizobium barranii subsp. barranii contains the following coding sequences:
- a CDS encoding pyridoxamine 5'-phosphate oxidase family protein: MTDLCAEDLATIYAKPSPRVIAKARPAIDAHAKKFIEMSPFCVLATSGVDGSVDASPRGGGVGFVHVAGPNQVLMPDRAGNNRIDSFRNVVEGSGFVHLLFFVPGIDETLRVGGRGTLSADPDLLASMVEFGKPPRAVLNVAVSEVYFHCGKALMRSKLWSPEKVQRSVMPSIGQVIHDQTGLGEPESQEIVEERYKTQL; this comes from the coding sequence GTGACCGATCTCTGCGCCGAAGACCTCGCCACCATCTATGCCAAGCCGAGCCCACGCGTGATCGCAAAGGCACGTCCCGCGATCGATGCGCATGCGAAGAAATTCATCGAGATGTCGCCGTTCTGCGTGCTTGCAACGTCAGGCGTCGACGGCAGCGTCGACGCATCGCCGCGCGGCGGAGGGGTGGGCTTCGTCCATGTCGCCGGCCCCAACCAGGTGCTGATGCCCGACCGTGCCGGCAACAACCGGATCGACAGTTTTCGCAACGTCGTCGAAGGCTCGGGCTTCGTGCATCTGCTGTTCTTCGTCCCCGGCATCGACGAGACGCTGCGTGTCGGCGGACGCGGCACGCTCTCGGCCGATCCGGATCTGCTCGCATCGATGGTGGAATTCGGCAAGCCGCCGCGCGCGGTCCTGAACGTCGCGGTCAGCGAAGTCTATTTCCACTGCGGCAAGGCGCTGATGCGCTCGAAGCTGTGGTCACCGGAGAAGGTGCAGCGCTCGGTGATGCCCAGCATCGGCCAGGTCATTCACGACCAGACGGGCCTGGGGGAACCGGAGAGCCAGGAGATCGTGGAAGAGCGCTACAAGACGCAGTTGTAG
- the bfr gene encoding bacterioferritin → MQGDAKVIDYLNKALRHELTAINQYWLHYRFLDNWGLRDMAKVWRKESIEEMEHADKLTERILFFDGFPNMQVLDPLRIGQNVKEIIECDLAAEMSARALYQEAAGYCNGAKDYVTRDLFEKLMSDEEHHIDFLETQLDLIGRIGLELYTQKHVGGLEGEGH, encoded by the coding sequence GTGCAGGGCGACGCAAAAGTCATCGACTATCTCAACAAGGCGCTGCGCCACGAGCTGACTGCAATCAACCAATACTGGCTGCACTACCGCTTCCTCGACAATTGGGGCCTGCGGGACATGGCCAAGGTCTGGCGCAAGGAGTCCATCGAAGAGATGGAGCACGCCGACAAGCTCACCGAGCGGATCCTGTTCTTCGACGGCTTCCCGAACATGCAGGTGCTCGACCCCCTGCGCATCGGCCAGAACGTCAAGGAGATCATCGAGTGCGATCTCGCCGCCGAGATGAGCGCGCGGGCGCTCTACCAGGAGGCCGCCGGCTATTGCAACGGCGCCAAGGACTACGTCACGCGTGACCTGTTCGAGAAGCTGATGAGCGACGAGGAACACCATATCGATTTCCTCGAAACCCAGCTCGACCTGATCGGCCGCATCGGCCTCGAACTGTACACGCAGAAGCACGTCGGTGGGCTCGAGGGCGAGGGGCACTAA
- a CDS encoding (2Fe-2S)-binding protein — protein sequence MIVCSCNVLSDDDIRAAVAESDDAVRHAKQVYGCLGCSAECGRCARTIKTIIDETLGPCAKSCCSGCPHSHTVAANDETAELPRFALAAC from the coding sequence ATGATCGTTTGTTCCTGTAACGTGCTGAGCGATGACGACATCCGCGCCGCGGTCGCCGAGTCCGACGACGCCGTACGTCATGCCAAGCAGGTCTATGGATGCCTCGGCTGTAGCGCCGAATGCGGCCGCTGCGCCCGTACCATCAAGACCATCATCGACGAAACGCTTGGCCCCTGCGCCAAGTCCTGCTGCTCGGGCTGCCCGCACAGCCACACCGTGGCCGCCAATGACGAGACGGCGGAACTCCCCCGGTTCGCCCTCGCGGCCTGCTGA